The genome window CCCTTCTCATCTTGGCACACAAAAAGCACGGGTAATCCTTAGCCTTTTCATTTGCTATTTTCCAGATATTAGTGTCAAATATCTCACAGTCAATATCCAGTTTAGAAAGATTCTTTTTAAAATTATCCAGATCTTCTTTCTTAAAACCAGGATTAAGATTAACTGCCCTGAATTCAAAATTCCTTCTCTTGTCTTTTTTCAAACGCTGAAAAAGCTTATACAGCAGAAGACTGTCCTTCCCTCCGGAAATTGCTATTGCTATCTTATCTCCATCCTGTACAAGATCGTATTCATTAACAGCTTTCAAAAATTTTGTCCATATAGACTTCTTATATTCAGCAGTTATACTTTTTTCTATCTCTTCAAGCGGTTTCATATCACATTCAGGCAAAACCGCCTCACATTTCAAATTTACCATTTTCACTCCTTAATACTAAAACCAGAAAAGCGTACTTACTCTTAAAAATTACCTGTACTTATCAATACAATGTAATTTCACCAATAGTAAAATATCTTCAAATATAACATCTTATTTCATATGAAATAAAAATTACATAATAAAAATGTGGAATACCCACATTTTCATCTTTTATAAATTAACAATTTCGACATTCTTTTTCCAGTTCAGCTATTTTTTCTTTCAGAGCCTCATCTCTCGAATCTATATCGTATGCTGCTTTATATTCCTCTATCGCTCTGTTAAATCTTCCCATATTTTCATATTTTCTTGCAAAATCTATATGTGCAATATATATGTCAAGATCAAGGAAAATTGCAAATTCATAATTCTCTATTGCCTTAATGATCTCACCTTTTCTTGAGTGTATATTTCCTAAAAGAAATAATATAAAAGGCTCCATAGGGTCATAATTTAATGCTATGTTCAAATTTTCCTCTGCTTTATCCAAATCATTCACTTCATAATATAAGTAACCTAAAAATGCCCGCATTTCAAAGTCATCAGGCTTTAGCTTAACAAGCTGTTCATATATGCTTATAGCTTCCTTATCCTTTTTTAGTGCGTGATAGATTGTAGCTAAATTCTGCAGTGCTTCAATATCCTTAGAATTATTGATTACTTTTGCTTTATATAGTTTCAATGATTCTTCTATATTATCATCATATCTGATCTCTTTAAATATTAATGTCTTTAACATTTAATACACTCTCCATTATTCTATTCTAACACTCTCTGATTAATTTTATTAAATATTCTAACATATTTTTTTTTATTAGTAAAATTTTATTTTCTCCAGTACTCTGTCCAGTGTAGAAACTGTTACATTATGGAACAGTTCTCCGTTAACCTCTATATTTACACCATAACTGCATGCCTTAAAACAATTTTTCACAGTCAAATAAACACCATCATTTTCCTCGTTTAGATCCACTCCCATTTTTCGGGAAATTACTTCAAGTAATTCCATGCTCCCTTTCATTGTACAACCCGGACCTGAGCATACAGTGACAGTTACCGGAGCTTTCTTTTCCAGAAAAAAACTCGAAATTTCCACAATTTCACTAACTTCAGAAAATTCAAGAGACATTTTCCAGGCAATATATTCTTGTGTATCTTTCGGTATACAGCCTATTTTTGATTGTACAAAGTGCAAAACATCAAATAAATCGGCATTATCTTTTTGTATTAACAGATAATTGTTAATTAGTTCATTTATATCTTCCATATCAGCACTTTCTTTTGAAAATATTTATATCTTAATTATACTACATTTGAAAAGTATTTGAAACAAAATTTTTTCAAAGTTTAGAGTATCTGTTAATATAATTGTTTTTTAAGCAGTCCTTATATTCAATCCGCTTTTATTATTTAAAAACTTTGTTACTGTAATTTTGGCAAATAAAAAATGGTTCTGAATTAACAGCAACCATTATAAAATATATTTTATCTTATATTATTCTCAGCTTTATACTGCTCTATTCTGAATAATAAATCTTCTATTTCCTGTATTTCAGCTACTTTTTTGTCTATTTGCTTATCCACCTTTGTCAATTCTTTTTCTAGTCTCTGACCGCTGTTTAAGTGCTGTCTCAGATTCGTCCATTTTCCTCTTGCACCTTCTCTTAATTCTCTTCTGTATTCATATGTCGGAGCTGCGCTTGCCATCATTCCTGCGAATATACATAATAATGCTGTTATTCCTAATTTTTTCATTTTCTCCTCCTCTTATTTCTTTCTTCTCATTCTTGCCTGTTCATCCGGCATCAGTTCTTCTTCCTCAGCCTTTATTCTGTCAAGCATAGTGTACCAGTATCCTCTTTTTTCAGGTAATGTTACATATATTGATCCCTGAGCTCCTCTTAATGCTTTTTCATATGAAGAATATACTCCGTCCTGATCATAATCCTTAGTTATACTGTCTTCAAGAGACTTAGTTACCTGTATATCATCA of Sebaldella sp. S0638 contains these proteins:
- a CDS encoding ATP-binding protein, which gives rise to MVNLKCEAVLPECDMKPLEEIEKSITAEYKKSIWTKFLKAVNEYDLVQDGDKIAIAISGGKDSLLLYKLFQRLKKDKRRNFEFRAVNLNPGFKKEDLDNFKKNLSKLDIDCEIFDTNIWKIANEKAKDYPCFLCAKMRRGILYNKVEEYGYNKLALGHHFDDVIETTLINIFYSGSIKTMTPLVDSTSGKLKVIRPLIYVEEKDIIQYTKKNGILAMNCGCTIEAGKTSSKRKEVKDLLKDLEEKHPGIKKSVFNSMRNINLNYVYGYEETKEKDLL
- a CDS encoding lipopolysaccharide assembly protein LapB, encoding MLKTLIFKEIRYDDNIEESLKLYKAKVINNSKDIEALQNLATIYHALKKDKEAISIYEQLVKLKPDDFEMRAFLGYLYYEVNDLDKAEENLNIALNYDPMEPFILFLLGNIHSRKGEIIKAIENYEFAIFLDLDIYIAHIDFARKYENMGRFNRAIEEYKAAYDIDSRDEALKEKIAELEKECRNC
- a CDS encoding NAD(P)H-dependent oxidoreductase subunit E, with product MEDINELINNYLLIQKDNADLFDVLHFVQSKIGCIPKDTQEYIAWKMSLEFSEVSEIVEISSFFLEKKAPVTVTVCSGPGCTMKGSMELLEVISRKMGVDLNEENDGVYLTVKNCFKACSYGVNIEVNGELFHNVTVSTLDRVLEKIKFY